One Methylobacterium sp. 77 DNA window includes the following coding sequences:
- a CDS encoding PAS domain S-box protein has translation MSVLADGGECGALIETIDWSATPLGPFGSWPVSLRTLTGMMVAARQPMFITWGPARIVLYNDAYSQLMGDKHPEAMGRPIAEVWSDIWSDLAPIVANAYAGIAVQMDDVSFVMERNGFPEETHFAFSYTPVREEDGTVAGFFCACTETTGRVSAESRLRESEAEARGVLDGMGEGFLLLDRDFRVRRINAEGLRLDGRSLEAILGRHLLDIWPDAEQMPTWPLYRRAMAEQASAELTYRHTSTRQDIWIEVRVYPSGSGLSVFYRDISERRAAEEALREREERLHLVMEGARDHVVFTMNPQGIVTSWSAGAVEVLGWSVADALGRHGSMIFTQEDRSSGIDTGEMTQAVEKGRADAERWHRRADGTRVFLAGSLHRLPPDMQGRSPGFLRIARDETQRRAQAEALFESEARFRNMADHAPVMMWVTIPDGSCIYLNRLWYEFTGQSEAEALGLGWTKATHPDDEGLAAETFLAANARQEPFRVEYRLRRADGTYRWAIDAATPRFGTNGEFLGYVGSVIDIDERREAEERLRQSEGRFQAIADSIDQMVWSTLPDGHHDYFNQRWYDYTAVPPGSTDGEGWNGLFHPDDRDRAWAVWRHSLDTGEPYHIEYRLRHRSGQYRWVLGRAQPVRDAGGRIVRWFGTCTEIQEIVEARDVLARSRIELEREIAERIQERDRIWTLIPDLLMSGTLDGRLVSVNPAWTETLGYDEATLLARPFWEIIHPDFLGISAEIVEAMRQGRTVRHQNRVRTASGAYRWFDWVSAPVGEVFYAVARDITDEKAREAALAQAQEALRQSQKMEAVGQLTGGIAHDFNNLLTGISGSLELLQTRMAQGRLTELDRYINAAQGASRRAAALTHRLLAFSRRQTLDPKPTNVNALVSGMEDLIRRTVGPAVFIEVVGAAGLWPALVDPNQLENALLNLCINARDAMPDGGRLTIETANKWLDEHGARARNLEPGQYLSLCVTDNGTGMTPEVIARAFDPFFTTKPLGEGTGLGLSMIYGFVRQSGGEVRIYSELGEGTTMCLYLPRHYGEASEIDEAGEFAAAPRALLGETVLVVDDEPTVRMLVTEVLEELGYTAIEAADGASGLKVLQSDVRIDLLVTDVGLPGGMNGRQMADAGRIARPDLKILFITGYAENAVVGNGHLEPGMQVLTKPFVMEVLASRIKDMIASG, from the coding sequence GTGAGTGTCCTCGCAGATGGGGGCGAGTGCGGCGCGCTGATCGAGACGATCGATTGGTCCGCGACGCCCCTCGGCCCCTTCGGGTCGTGGCCCGTCTCCCTTCGCACGCTGACGGGCATGATGGTCGCCGCCCGCCAGCCCATGTTCATCACCTGGGGTCCGGCGCGGATCGTCCTGTACAACGACGCCTATTCCCAACTCATGGGCGACAAGCATCCCGAGGCGATGGGGCGCCCCATCGCGGAGGTCTGGTCCGACATCTGGAGCGATCTCGCGCCCATCGTCGCCAATGCCTATGCCGGTATCGCCGTCCAGATGGACGACGTTTCCTTCGTCATGGAGCGCAACGGCTTCCCCGAGGAGACTCATTTCGCGTTCTCCTACACGCCGGTGCGGGAGGAGGACGGCACGGTCGCCGGCTTCTTCTGCGCCTGCACCGAGACGACCGGGCGCGTCAGCGCCGAGAGCCGGCTGCGCGAGAGCGAGGCCGAGGCGCGCGGCGTCCTCGACGGGATGGGCGAGGGCTTCCTCCTCCTCGACCGCGACTTCCGGGTCCGTCGCATCAACGCCGAGGGCCTGCGCCTCGACGGGCGATCCCTGGAGGCGATCCTCGGTCGCCATCTCCTCGACATATGGCCCGATGCCGAGCAGATGCCTACCTGGCCGCTCTACCGCCGCGCCATGGCGGAACAGGCCTCGGCGGAACTCACCTACCGCCACACCTCGACGCGGCAGGACATCTGGATCGAGGTGAGGGTCTACCCCTCCGGCAGCGGCCTCTCGGTCTTCTACCGGGACATCAGCGAGCGCAGGGCGGCCGAGGAGGCCCTGCGCGAGCGCGAGGAGCGCCTGCACCTCGTGATGGAGGGCGCGCGCGACCACGTCGTCTTCACCATGAACCCGCAAGGCATCGTCACCAGCTGGTCGGCCGGCGCGGTCGAAGTTCTCGGATGGAGCGTCGCCGATGCGCTCGGCCGTCACGGGTCGATGATCTTCACGCAGGAGGACCGGTCGAGCGGCATCGATACCGGGGAGATGACCCAGGCGGTCGAGAAGGGCCGCGCCGATGCGGAGCGCTGGCACCGGCGGGCCGACGGGACGCGCGTGTTCCTCGCCGGTTCCCTCCACAGGCTCCCGCCGGACATGCAGGGACGCTCGCCCGGCTTCCTCAGGATCGCGCGGGACGAGACCCAGCGCAGGGCCCAGGCCGAAGCGCTGTTCGAGAGCGAGGCGCGCTTCCGCAACATGGCCGACCATGCGCCGGTGATGATGTGGGTGACGATTCCGGACGGGTCCTGCATCTACCTGAACCGGCTCTGGTACGAATTCACCGGGCAGAGCGAGGCGGAGGCGCTGGGCCTCGGCTGGACCAAGGCGACGCATCCGGACGACGAGGGACTGGCGGCGGAGACCTTCCTCGCCGCCAATGCGAGGCAGGAGCCCTTCCGGGTCGAGTACCGCCTGCGCCGGGCGGACGGCACCTATCGCTGGGCCATCGACGCGGCGACGCCGCGTTTCGGCACGAATGGCGAGTTCCTCGGCTATGTCGGTTCGGTCATCGACATCGACGAGCGCCGGGAGGCGGAAGAGCGCCTTCGCCAGAGCGAGGGGCGATTCCAGGCCATCGCCGATTCCATCGACCAGATGGTCTGGTCGACGCTGCCGGACGGGCACCACGATTACTTCAACCAGCGTTGGTACGACTATACCGCGGTGCCGCCGGGTTCCACCGACGGCGAGGGCTGGAACGGCCTCTTCCACCCCGACGACCGGGACAGGGCCTGGGCGGTCTGGCGCCACAGCCTCGACACCGGCGAGCCCTACCATATCGAGTACCGCCTGCGGCACCGCTCGGGCCAGTACCGCTGGGTGCTGGGGCGGGCGCAGCCCGTGCGCGATGCCGGCGGCCGGATCGTGCGCTGGTTCGGCACCTGCACCGAGATCCAGGAGATCGTGGAGGCGCGGGACGTTCTGGCCCGCTCGCGGATAGAGCTCGAGCGGGAGATCGCCGAGCGCATCCAGGAGCGCGACCGGATCTGGACGCTGATCCCCGATCTGCTGATGTCGGGCACCCTCGACGGCCGCCTCGTCAGCGTGAACCCGGCCTGGACCGAAACGCTCGGCTACGACGAGGCGACCCTGCTGGCGCGGCCGTTCTGGGAGATCATCCATCCCGACTTCCTCGGCATCAGCGCGGAGATCGTGGAGGCGATGCGGCAGGGCCGCACCGTGCGCCACCAGAACCGGGTCCGCACCGCGAGCGGCGCCTATCGCTGGTTCGATTGGGTCAGCGCGCCGGTGGGCGAGGTGTTCTACGCGGTGGCGCGCGACATCACCGACGAGAAGGCGCGGGAGGCGGCCCTCGCCCAGGCGCAGGAGGCCCTGCGCCAATCCCAGAAGATGGAGGCGGTGGGCCAGCTCACCGGCGGCATCGCCCATGATTTCAACAACCTGCTCACCGGGATCTCGGGCAGCCTCGAACTCCTGCAGACGCGGATGGCGCAGGGGCGCCTGACCGAACTCGACCGCTACATCAACGCGGCCCAGGGTGCCTCGCGGCGCGCGGCGGCCCTGACCCACCGCCTCCTCGCCTTCTCGCGGCGCCAGACCCTCGACCCGAAACCCACCAACGTGAACGCCCTGGTCTCGGGGATGGAAGACCTGATCCGCCGCACGGTCGGCCCGGCGGTCTTCATCGAGGTGGTCGGCGCGGCCGGTCTGTGGCCGGCCCTGGTCGATCCCAACCAGCTGGAGAACGCGCTGCTCAACCTCTGCATCAACGCGCGCGACGCCATGCCGGATGGCGGTCGCCTCACCATCGAGACCGCCAACAAGTGGCTCGACGAACATGGTGCGCGCGCGCGCAACCTCGAACCCGGCCAGTACCTCTCCCTCTGCGTCACCGACAACGGCACCGGCATGACACCGGAGGTGATCGCCCGCGCCTTCGACCCGTTCTTCACCACCAAGCCCCTGGGCGAGGGCACCGGCCTCGGCCTGTCGATGATCTACGGCTTCGTGCGGCAATCGGGCGGTGAGGTGCGAATCTATTCCGAACTCGGCGAGGGCACCACGATGTGCCTCTACCTGCCGCGCCATTACGGCGAGGCCTCGGAGATCGACGAGGCCGGAGAGTTCGCTGCCGCTCCGCGCGCGCTCCTCGGCGAGACCGTGCTCGTCGTCGACGACGAGCCCACCGTGCGCATGCTCGTGACCGAGGTGCTTGAGGAACTCGGCTACACCGCCATTGAGGCGGCCGACGGGGCATCCGGCCTGAAGGTGCTGCAATCGGACGTGCGCATCGATCTCCTCGTCACCGATGTCGGCCTGCCCGGTGGCATGAACGGCCGCCAGATGGCCGATGCGGGGCGGATCGCGCGGCCCGACCTCAAGATCCTGTTCATCACCGGCTATGCCGAGAATGCCGTGGTCGGCAACGGCCATCTGGAGCCCGGCATGCAGGTGCTGACCAAGCCCTTCGTGATGGAAGTGCTGGCCAGCCGCATCAAGGACATGATCGCCTCCGGGTAG